The following are encoded together in the Lactuca sativa cultivar Salinas chromosome 1, Lsat_Salinas_v11, whole genome shotgun sequence genome:
- the LOC111921883 gene encoding epi-cedrol synthase, translating into MSLQQEDVIRSTINFPPNVWGDEFLAYEQQEYEEGIEKEVGVLKEEVKKEILASLNDQIEHLNLLKLVDAIQRLGIAYYFEKEINQALQQVFDAYGDHNWNGVGTSLWFRLMRQQGFFVSSDTFKTYKDKDGCFNESLKNDLQGLLHLYEATYLRMPGEVILDDALDFSRKCLVDIARNHLLSDPVVSAEIHEALKQPLLKRLPRIEALRYIPFYERETFHNHSLLKLAKLGFNLLQSLHKKEIFQISKWWKRYDVPTNIPYARDRLVECYLWSTLGVYTDPQYSVGRMWVARAFALLTLIDDTYDAYGTYDELVIFTEAIERWSITCVDGLPEYMKLIYQMLMHLDEEMKEFLVGMGKVHQHKYVKETMKEYIRSYMMEAKWKHESYIPTMEEHAEVTYISTGYKFVLAASFAAQDDVIADETFQWLFSYPPIVKASCGICRLMDDIVTHKKEQERKHVASVIECYMKQFDATTEQYLYGLFSEKVEDAWKEINKESIMCKDVKMPINRRVANLGRVMDLLYKDKDHFTYVGDELINLVKSLFVNAIII; encoded by the exons ATGTCGCTTCAACAAGAGGATGTTATTCGATCCACCATTAATTTTCCGCCGAATGTATGGGGAGATGAGTTTTTGGCCTATGAACAG CAAGAATATGAAGAAGGGATAGAAAAAGAAGTTGGCGTCTTGAAAGAAGAAGTGAAGAAAGAAATATTGGCAAGTTTGAATGACCAGATAGAACATTTGAATTTGCTAAAACTGGTTGATGCGATCCAACGCCTTGGAATTGcatattattttgaaaaagagaTTAATCAAGCCTTGCAACAAGTCTTTGATGCATATGGTGATCATAACTGGAATGGTGTGGGTACTTCCTTGTGGTTTCGACTCATGCGACAACAAGGCTTCTTCGTCTCAAGTG ATACTTTCAAGACATACAAGGATAAAGATGGATGTTTTAATGAGTCCTTAAAGAATGATCTGCAAGGTTTACTTCATTTGTATGAGGCAACGTATCTGAGAATGCCTGGTGAGGTCATTCTTGATGATGCTCTTGATTTTTCAAGAAAATGTCTTGTTGACATAGCAAGGAATCATCTTTTGAGCGACCCTGTTGTTTCTGCTGAAATACATGAAGCACTAAAGCAACCTTTACTTAAAAGGTTGCCAAGAATCGAGGCGCTACGTTACATACCTTTCTACGAACGTGAGACCTTTCATAATCATTCGTTACTAAAACTTGCCAAGTTGGGGTTTAACCTGCTTCAATCTCTCCATAAAAAGGAGATTTTCCAAATATCCAA GTGGTGGAAACGCTACGATGTCCCAACCAATATACCGTATGCAAGAGATAGATTGGTTGAATGCTACTTATGGTCGACATTAGGGGTCTACACTGACCCTCAATATTCTGTAGGTAGAATGTGGGTAGCTAGAGCTTTTGCATTATTAACACTTATAGATGACACCTATGATGCCTACGGTACATATGATGAACTTGTGATCTTTACAGAAGCTATTGAGAG GTGGTCAATTACATGTGTGGACGGCCTACCAGAATACATGAAACTTATATACCAAATGCTCATGCATCTTGACGAAGAAATGAAGGAATTCTTGGTAGGAATGGGAAAAGTCCATCAACATAAATATGTCAAAGAAACA ATGAAAGAATACATTAGAAGCTACATGATGGAAGCAAAATGGAAGCATGAAAGCTACATTCCAACAATGGAGGAACACGCAGAAGTTACATATATCAGTACCGGATATAAATTTGTTCTTGCGGCAAGCTTTGCTGCCCAGGATGATGTAATAGCTGATGAGACATTCCAATGGCTTTTCAGCTATCCTCCTATTGTAAAAGCTTCTTGTGGGATTTGCAGGTTGATGGATGATATTGTCACCCACAAG AAGGAGCAAGAAAGAAAGCATGTTGCCTCTGTCATCGAATGCTATATGAAGCAATTTGATGCTACTACTGAGCAATATTTATATGGTCTCTTTAGTGAGAAAGTTGAAGATGCTTggaaagaaataaataaagagtccATAATGTGTAAAGATGTTAAAATGCCAATAAATAGGCGGGTTGCGAATTTAGGACGTGTCATGGATCTCTTGTACAAGGATAAAGACCATTTCACATACGTTGGAGATGAACTCATAAATCTTGTGAAGTCACTTTTTGTTAATGCTATCATCATATGA